From Anolis carolinensis isolate JA03-04 unplaced genomic scaffold, rAnoCar3.1.pri scaffold_8, whole genome shotgun sequence, a single genomic window includes:
- the LOC134293429 gene encoding PI-stichotoxin-She2a-like yields MIYNHILLLILVLMGFLFSWFGPLDAYRYDNLDPVCKLPKKIGRCKASFPRFYFDTNRWQCEIFFYGGCGGNANNFLTEDDCVTKCEELKINFIGAVD; encoded by the exons ATGATATATAATCATATTCTCCTCCTCATCCTCGTTCTTATGGGATTTCTGTTCTCCTGGTTTGGACCACTGGATGCCTATCGCTATGATAATC TGGATCCCGTATGCAAGCTTCCAAAGAAAATTGGACGTTGTAAAGCATCCTTCCCTCGTTTTTACTTTGACACCAATAGGTGGCAATGTGAGATTTTCTTTTATGGTGGCTGCGGAGGAAATGCAAATAACTTTTTAACAGAGGATGACTGTGTTACAAAGTGTGAAG AACTAAAGATTAACTTTATAGGCGCAGTGGACTAA
- the LOC134293424 gene encoding kunitz-type serine protease inhibitor C6-like — MMYDHILLLVLLLMGFLVSWFGPLDAYDEEETICSLPKKTGLCRAAFHRFYFNSETGQCESFTYGGCEGNANNFLTWDECFSKCEDKFICSLPRETGRCRRSFRRFYFDSKSGQCESFRYSGRGGNANNFLTQDDCVTKCGGSSSEGGMDSPN; from the exons ATGATGTATGATCATattctcctcctcgtcctccttctTATGGGATTTCTGGTCTCCTGGTTTGGACCACTGGATGCCTATGATGAAG AGGAGACCATATGCAGCCTTCCAAAGAAAACTGGACTATGTAGAGCAGCCTTCCACCGTTTTTACTTTAACAGCGAAACTGGGCAATGTGAGAGTTTCACTTATGGTGGCTGCGAAGGAaatgcaaataattttttaaCATGGGATGAATGCTTTTCAAAGTGTGAAG ATAAGTTCATATGCAGCCTTCCAAGGGAAACTGGACGTTGTAGAAGATCCTTCCGTCGTTTTTACTTTGACAGCAAAAGTGGGCAATGTGAGAGTTTCCGTTATAGTGGCCGCGGAGGAAATGCAAATAACTTTTTAACACAGGATGACTGTGTTACAAAGTGTGGAG ggtcgtcgtccgaaggggggaTGGATTCTCCAAACTGA